From the Kogia breviceps isolate mKogBre1 chromosome 15, mKogBre1 haplotype 1, whole genome shotgun sequence genome, one window contains:
- the PGAM5 gene encoding serine/threonine-protein phosphatase PGAM5, mitochondrial isoform X1, translating to MAFRQALQLAACGLAGGSAAVFFSAVAVGKPRGGGDAEPRVVEPPAWAGAARPGPGVWDPNWDRREPLSLVNLRKRSLEPGEEELASRLDHYKAKATRHIFLIRHSQYHVDASLEKDRTLTPLGREQAELTGLRLASLGLKFNKIVHSSMTRAIETTDIISKHLPGVCKVSTDLLREGAPIEPDPPVSHWKPEAVQYYEDGARIEAAFRNYIHRADAKQQEDSYEIFICHANVIRYIVCRALQFPPEGWLRLSLNNGSITHLVVRPDGRVALRTLGDTGFMPPDKISRS from the exons ATGGCGTTCCGGCAGGCGCTGCAGCTGGCGGCCTGCGGCCTGGCCGGGGGCTCGGCCGCGGTGTTCTTCTCGGCGGTGGCAGTGGGGaagccccgcgggggcggggacGCGGAGCCGCGCGTGGTCGAGCCGCCAGCGTGGGCGGGGGCCGCGCGCCCCGGGCCCGGCGTCTGGGATCCCAACTGGGACAG GAGAGAACCGCTGTCCCTGGTCAACCTGCGGAAGAGGAGCCTGGAGCCCGGAGAAGAAGAGCTGGCGTCCAGGCTGGACCACTACAAGGCCAAGGCCACACGGCACATCTTCCTCATCAGGCATTCCCAGTACCACGTGGACGCCTCCCTGGAGAAGGACCGCACGCTGACGCCCCTGG GTCGTGAGCAGGCTGAACTAACCGGTCTCCGACTTGCAAGCTTGGGGTTGAAGTTTAATAAAATCGTCCATTCCTCCATGACCCGTGCAATAGAAACCACTGACATCATCAGCAAACACCTGCCAG GCGTCTGCAAGGTCAGCACAGACCTGCTGAGGGAAGGCGCCCCCATCGAGCCTGATCCGCCCGTGTCTCACTGGAAGCCGGAGGCTGTG CAGTATTACGAGGACGGGGCGCGGATCGAGGCCGCCTTCCGGAACTACATCCACCGGGCGGACGCCAAGCAGCAGGAGGACAGCTACGAGATCTTCATCTGCCACGCCAACGTCATCCGCTATATTGTGTGCAG GGCGCTGCAGTTCCCTCCAGAAGGCTGGCTCCGCCTTTCCCTCAACAACGGCAGCATCACCCACCTGGTAGTCCGGCCAGATGGCCGAGTGGCTCTCAGGACCCTCGGGGACACGGGGTTCATGCCTCCTGACAAGATCTCCCGCTCCTGA
- the PGAM5 gene encoding serine/threonine-protein phosphatase PGAM5, mitochondrial isoform X3: MAFRQALQLAACGLAGGSAAVFFSAVAVGKPRGGGDAEPRVVEPPAWAGAARPGPGVWDPNWDRREPLSLVNLRKRSLEPGEEELASRLDHYKAKATRHIFLIRHSQYHVDASLEKDRTLTPLGVCKVSTDLLREGAPIEPDPPVSHWKPEAVQYYEDGARIEAAFRNYIHRADAKQQEDSYEIFICHANVIRYIVCRALQFPPEGWLRLSLNNGSITHLVVRPDGRVALRTLGDTGFMPPDKISRS, translated from the exons ATGGCGTTCCGGCAGGCGCTGCAGCTGGCGGCCTGCGGCCTGGCCGGGGGCTCGGCCGCGGTGTTCTTCTCGGCGGTGGCAGTGGGGaagccccgcgggggcggggacGCGGAGCCGCGCGTGGTCGAGCCGCCAGCGTGGGCGGGGGCCGCGCGCCCCGGGCCCGGCGTCTGGGATCCCAACTGGGACAG GAGAGAACCGCTGTCCCTGGTCAACCTGCGGAAGAGGAGCCTGGAGCCCGGAGAAGAAGAGCTGGCGTCCAGGCTGGACCACTACAAGGCCAAGGCCACACGGCACATCTTCCTCATCAGGCATTCCCAGTACCACGTGGACGCCTCCCTGGAGAAGGACCGCACGCTGACGCCCCTGG GCGTCTGCAAGGTCAGCACAGACCTGCTGAGGGAAGGCGCCCCCATCGAGCCTGATCCGCCCGTGTCTCACTGGAAGCCGGAGGCTGTG CAGTATTACGAGGACGGGGCGCGGATCGAGGCCGCCTTCCGGAACTACATCCACCGGGCGGACGCCAAGCAGCAGGAGGACAGCTACGAGATCTTCATCTGCCACGCCAACGTCATCCGCTATATTGTGTGCAG GGCGCTGCAGTTCCCTCCAGAAGGCTGGCTCCGCCTTTCCCTCAACAACGGCAGCATCACCCACCTGGTAGTCCGGCCAGATGGCCGAGTGGCTCTCAGGACCCTCGGGGACACGGGGTTCATGCCTCCTGACAAGATCTCCCGCTCCTGA
- the PGAM5 gene encoding serine/threonine-protein phosphatase PGAM5, mitochondrial isoform X2, with product MAFRQALQLAACGLAGGSAAVFFSAVAVGKPRGGGDAEPRVVEPPAWAGAARPGPGVWDPNWDRREPLSLVNLRKRSLEPGEEELASRLDHYKAKATRHIFLIRHSQYHVDASLEKDRTLTPLGREQAELTGLRLASLGLKFNKIVHSSMTRAIETTDIISKHLPGVCKVSTDLLREGAPIEPDPPVSHWKPEAVYYEDGARIEAAFRNYIHRADAKQQEDSYEIFICHANVIRYIVCRALQFPPEGWLRLSLNNGSITHLVVRPDGRVALRTLGDTGFMPPDKISRS from the exons ATGGCGTTCCGGCAGGCGCTGCAGCTGGCGGCCTGCGGCCTGGCCGGGGGCTCGGCCGCGGTGTTCTTCTCGGCGGTGGCAGTGGGGaagccccgcgggggcggggacGCGGAGCCGCGCGTGGTCGAGCCGCCAGCGTGGGCGGGGGCCGCGCGCCCCGGGCCCGGCGTCTGGGATCCCAACTGGGACAG GAGAGAACCGCTGTCCCTGGTCAACCTGCGGAAGAGGAGCCTGGAGCCCGGAGAAGAAGAGCTGGCGTCCAGGCTGGACCACTACAAGGCCAAGGCCACACGGCACATCTTCCTCATCAGGCATTCCCAGTACCACGTGGACGCCTCCCTGGAGAAGGACCGCACGCTGACGCCCCTGG GTCGTGAGCAGGCTGAACTAACCGGTCTCCGACTTGCAAGCTTGGGGTTGAAGTTTAATAAAATCGTCCATTCCTCCATGACCCGTGCAATAGAAACCACTGACATCATCAGCAAACACCTGCCAG GCGTCTGCAAGGTCAGCACAGACCTGCTGAGGGAAGGCGCCCCCATCGAGCCTGATCCGCCCGTGTCTCACTGGAAGCCGGAGGCTGTG TATTACGAGGACGGGGCGCGGATCGAGGCCGCCTTCCGGAACTACATCCACCGGGCGGACGCCAAGCAGCAGGAGGACAGCTACGAGATCTTCATCTGCCACGCCAACGTCATCCGCTATATTGTGTGCAG GGCGCTGCAGTTCCCTCCAGAAGGCTGGCTCCGCCTTTCCCTCAACAACGGCAGCATCACCCACCTGGTAGTCCGGCCAGATGGCCGAGTGGCTCTCAGGACCCTCGGGGACACGGGGTTCATGCCTCCTGACAAGATCTCCCGCTCCTGA